One Halomicrobium salinisoli genomic region harbors:
- a CDS encoding ParA family protein: MLAYTVYSESGGVGKTTTASNLAHAHAQNGYRTLVIDLDPQEASISYIFGVDDDRDDGHADNLVRHLIGRGKDSFEGLIREDTGIENLDVIPAHNMLSGLDNSMLRAKETEEQMHPDDDFEWVREQRLDQLLRENGIPEQYDAIICDPQASEGQGLYNAVYVTRTVLLPVELSGKGALSINGLESLVDGLETELEMDVGVLGVLPVGYADTTGQSRHLKELQEDLEYEVPAIFRERESLMQEMWDARATAYEVVEEAYKNGEGGQRRVPDREHETLEKYDELAEDIQEAFEA; the protein is encoded by the coding sequence ATGTTGGCATACACGGTGTATAGCGAGTCGGGCGGGGTAGGCAAGACAACGACCGCCTCTAATCTGGCGCACGCGCACGCACAGAATGGCTACCGGACGCTCGTCATCGACCTTGACCCGCAGGAGGCCTCGATCTCCTACATCTTCGGTGTTGACGACGATCGTGACGACGGCCATGCCGACAACCTCGTTCGTCATCTCATTGGACGCGGGAAGGACTCCTTCGAGGGACTCATCCGCGAGGACACGGGTATTGAGAACCTCGACGTCATCCCGGCGCACAACATGCTCTCGGGCCTCGATAACTCGATGCTCCGGGCGAAGGAGACGGAGGAGCAGATGCACCCGGACGACGACTTCGAGTGGGTCCGCGAGCAGCGCCTCGACCAGCTGCTCCGCGAGAACGGCATCCCAGAGCAATACGACGCGATCATCTGTGACCCGCAGGCCAGCGAGGGCCAGGGTTTGTACAACGCCGTCTACGTCACCCGAACTGTTCTGCTCCCGGTAGAACTCTCCGGGAAGGGTGCTCTGAGCATCAACGGCCTGGAGTCGCTCGTCGACGGTCTCGAGACGGAGCTGGAGATGGACGTCGGCGTGCTCGGCGTCCTGCCGGTCGGATACGCGGACACGACGGGCCAGAGCAGGCACCTCAAAGAGCTACAGGAGGATCTCGAATACGAGGTGCCCGCTATCTTCCGCGAGCGCGAATCACTGATGCAGGAGATGTGGGACGCACGGGCGACTGCTTACGAGGTCGTGGAGGAAGCGTACAAGAACGGCGAGGGAGGACAGCGGCGTGTTCCCGATCGAGAGCATGAGACACTCGAGAAATACGACGAATTGGCTGAAGACATTCAGGAGGCCTTCGAAGCATGA
- a CDS encoding DUF7508 domain-containing protein, with product MPISKPFSKATVSNVKEKVPQSKGIYELRCFGEVVYVGSSKNLQERLLTHLSERQPNSFRFKTLGWFSNRRKAERKHYDRHAEKYGSPPAWNDQRP from the coding sequence ATGCCGATCAGCAAGCCATTCAGTAAGGCGACAGTGTCGAACGTCAAGGAGAAAGTGCCCCAGTCGAAGGGGATCTATGAGTTGCGGTGTTTTGGCGAAGTCGTGTACGTGGGGAGTTCGAAGAACCTTCAGGAGCGACTACTAACGCACCTGAGCGAGCGCCAACCCAACAGCTTCCGGTTCAAGACCCTAGGGTGGTTCAGCAACCGCCGGAAGGCCGAGCGCAAGCACTACGACCGCCACGCCGAGAAGTACGGTAGCCCACCCGCCTGGAACGACCAGCGGCCCTGA
- a CDS encoding DEAD/DEAH box helicase, translating into MDDPVARAEQMQDAYHDYFIGRGGRAARSVANRLADGEDLTGMRGPYLQALDIPNWSGRTWDAFARSARLEPHIRRAFTKIGFERLYDFQERSIEAILDGDDTVITAATGRGKTEAWLIPILDSILDDKRTGSEDGDTSVKATLIYPTKALAQDQLKRLLQYLYRINKQLPSEKQITVGIYDGDTPRNVGESGAEGYLNATFRHFECPGYNDELVKCQDCGGGVRIRNTGARFKLIPEKADCEDDDPNDVPLDFLRLTKNDILEEGVDILLTNPDTINYRLINTNADDEHERFVYEPDFLVFDEVHTYDGLFGSYTSTLMKRIQSLRDERGVDDLQLVASSATVENDVELFQKVSGAVDVTQVSESPRDIEGDVPATVPEALTSQRLSVDRILRATASSDDAVPGLDAFDYTLEDASSYDRDRRETLVADALFDHLTEVEDDPGAQVVRYVHQLLYEDPLTRAQLHEEVATTLDLDDDETSTLVSNVRTLGEFSGMLENRSHVFSWPIDGFYACPSCDTTYRSPQDGCRKCGFDFVTRATYCRHCSDEHLAAWYCPSCDQLEPYTPTEHGTVDQDEEHICRRCEQARDEPIQMVRVTFQPFLECHDCGHQTERTTTRDCPECGSKTVRTDEATFTCVNPQCEADHAVDRVCDHCGGTDFRLATVDGQFDCPDCGTTYDEREQAPGQCVDCGSSLTSTRFLPWVCGNDNCNRIHFEDSPDPCDCGESAFVKWGLFEIHDDQHCRSCDTAFLGDEGCDCDDPDVHPRTGHHQAYKTIDTRGQIHTMSSQRSAIPCPHAFARYEFGRRFDELMRGPGNLAVTTSQYMLRRVADEEGQQAAKLLSFADSHRDMKELSRDFSEPEAETLLDQLLIESASARDDDSESRWIPFSRVLEDALDIVDEVNDALEPPQVARSVEFDLKSRLKDQPRKRWDDDDALRDRLTRRTIEHTYSQRLGERDGSLAEAGLIDVRFAPGLDELESDERAIVRELVDEGNDYRVADFTPPSPDRPAEAVVADLVDRDILTYGHTEDYVSFDPSVLAITVAGAGASIRFDPDTEQYYTTLHHQFGLDPAAAVPSNASLTERASITHPRFTQRAHRAEYSQTRILISEEYLGATNKRKRRELEYLFREENYPHHLSSGPTMELGVDIGDLDALLLYGTPPNMNAYLQRVGRAGRSSHSSMVHSVSQRNPIDYYYYDHPDELIDTEPTPVPLNEHNEEVLRVSLSWGIFDYVAANFTIPWDVSHHGRARSIDGGDTHHRRGTLDDSERDDASKLTHVMSLSADTLSLGATDSKLDVLGEVVDDYYQDVADYLESLLDYRYCEECERRYAAADDHETCTKSDCDGDVRYAKDEFGHLVEDVLEHFETRYITGYRDYRQSLEAELSSLKERNRELRRDQQRAGADERARIMRERSSLKDRIEVLEEYLTELGSSSYFDFLRESRESKFDFSMRSVASTAGLTLVDEGYDRRNVGDQESGRAMQMALSELHPGAAYLDGGETYTVARVRFDDKASSDLRDTVSDAVDGDDLAEELVCPACRASHPLDTQECDCDSDAPLKRRRLAVLDSVDAYHDNLKLTTEGDEARYLHDEPNKPVQNTYAERETSILEFDPDRAFELRDAEGEALGTIEYGDYSVLLHTESYKTKYKSGEVDPQQTPFEVCGEENCPGVIYRDADDERRCSADPEHFPNGRGADSEFVRLGYQYETQGIRVELDDRELSHTLAHGLRVALQYLGGVTIRDLAEYVGEDHVDVFESQEGGADVAQLLFEQTDGEYRAFDRAISLVRDQFDCDCENGCPSCLYQYGCDVRNDQRSFDRDRLREFLDRGDLTIQSVTDQLVEEQPSD; encoded by the coding sequence ATGGACGACCCCGTCGCCCGCGCGGAGCAGATGCAGGACGCCTACCACGACTACTTCATCGGTCGTGGTGGGCGAGCAGCGCGCAGCGTCGCCAATCGGCTCGCTGACGGTGAGGACCTTACAGGGATGCGCGGTCCGTACCTCCAGGCGCTCGACATCCCGAACTGGAGTGGCCGCACGTGGGATGCCTTCGCCCGGTCGGCACGGCTCGAACCCCACATCCGTCGCGCCTTCACGAAGATCGGCTTCGAGCGGCTCTACGACTTCCAGGAGCGCAGCATCGAAGCCATCCTCGACGGCGACGACACCGTCATCACGGCCGCAACGGGGCGGGGGAAGACGGAGGCCTGGCTCATCCCGATCCTCGACAGCATCCTCGACGACAAGCGGACCGGGAGTGAAGACGGCGACACGAGCGTCAAGGCCACGCTGATCTACCCGACGAAGGCGCTGGCACAAGACCAACTGAAGCGCCTCCTCCAGTACCTCTATCGAATCAACAAACAACTGCCGTCGGAAAAGCAGATCACGGTCGGCATCTACGACGGCGACACCCCGCGGAACGTCGGCGAATCGGGTGCCGAAGGATACCTCAACGCGACGTTCCGCCACTTCGAGTGTCCGGGGTACAACGACGAGCTCGTCAAGTGCCAAGACTGTGGTGGCGGCGTCCGTATCCGCAACACCGGCGCTCGATTCAAACTCATCCCCGAGAAGGCCGACTGTGAGGACGACGATCCGAACGACGTGCCCCTCGACTTCCTGCGCCTGACGAAAAACGATATCCTCGAAGAGGGCGTCGACATCCTGCTCACCAACCCTGACACGATCAACTACCGTCTCATCAACACGAACGCCGACGACGAGCACGAACGGTTCGTCTACGAACCCGACTTTCTCGTCTTCGACGAGGTGCATACCTACGACGGCCTGTTCGGGAGCTACACGTCGACGCTGATGAAGCGGATCCAGTCGCTCCGGGACGAGCGGGGCGTCGACGACCTGCAACTCGTCGCGAGCAGCGCGACCGTCGAGAACGACGTCGAACTGTTCCAGAAGGTCAGTGGCGCCGTCGACGTTACCCAGGTGAGCGAGTCTCCCCGCGACATCGAGGGCGACGTACCAGCGACGGTTCCGGAAGCGCTGACGTCGCAGCGCCTCTCCGTCGATCGCATTCTGCGTGCGACGGCCTCGTCCGACGACGCAGTTCCCGGTCTCGACGCCTTCGACTACACGCTAGAGGATGCGTCGAGTTACGACCGGGATCGTCGGGAGACGCTGGTCGCTGACGCCCTCTTCGATCACCTCACGGAAGTCGAGGACGACCCCGGCGCGCAGGTCGTTCGCTACGTCCATCAGTTGCTGTACGAGGACCCACTCACGCGGGCCCAGTTGCACGAGGAGGTGGCGACCACGCTCGATCTGGACGACGACGAGACGTCGACGCTGGTGTCGAACGTCCGGACTCTCGGTGAGTTCTCCGGCATGCTGGAGAACCGGAGCCACGTGTTCTCCTGGCCGATCGACGGCTTCTACGCGTGCCCGTCGTGTGACACGACGTACCGCTCGCCGCAGGACGGCTGCCGCAAGTGTGGCTTCGATTTCGTCACCCGCGCGACCTACTGTCGGCACTGCAGTGACGAACACCTCGCGGCGTGGTACTGCCCGAGTTGCGACCAGCTAGAGCCGTACACGCCAACGGAGCACGGAACGGTCGATCAGGACGAGGAACACATCTGTCGCCGATGCGAGCAGGCACGCGACGAACCCATCCAGATGGTCCGCGTGACGTTCCAGCCGTTTCTCGAGTGTCACGATTGCGGACACCAAACCGAACGGACGACGACTCGCGACTGTCCTGAGTGCGGTTCCAAGACCGTCCGAACCGACGAGGCGACGTTCACATGCGTTAATCCGCAGTGTGAGGCGGATCACGCGGTCGATCGCGTCTGCGACCACTGTGGCGGAACCGACTTCAGACTCGCTACCGTCGACGGACAGTTCGATTGCCCCGACTGTGGCACGACGTACGACGAGCGCGAGCAGGCACCAGGTCAGTGTGTCGACTGTGGTTCCTCACTCACGTCGACGAGGTTCCTCCCATGGGTCTGTGGGAACGATAACTGCAATCGGATCCACTTCGAGGACAGCCCCGATCCATGTGACTGTGGCGAGTCGGCGTTCGTGAAGTGGGGTCTCTTCGAGATCCACGACGATCAGCACTGTCGGTCCTGCGACACGGCGTTCCTCGGGGACGAAGGGTGCGACTGTGACGACCCGGACGTCCACCCACGGACTGGCCACCACCAGGCCTACAAGACGATCGACACCCGCGGGCAGATCCACACGATGAGTTCACAGCGGTCGGCCATCCCGTGTCCACATGCGTTCGCACGGTACGAGTTCGGCCGCCGGTTCGACGAGCTGATGCGGGGCCCTGGCAACCTCGCGGTGACGACCTCACAGTACATGCTGCGCCGAGTCGCCGACGAGGAGGGGCAACAGGCAGCGAAGCTCCTGTCGTTCGCCGACTCCCACCGCGACATGAAGGAACTCAGCCGGGACTTCTCTGAACCCGAAGCCGAGACGCTCCTCGATCAGCTGTTGATCGAGAGTGCATCCGCCCGCGACGACGACAGTGAAAGCCGGTGGATCCCGTTCAGTCGCGTTCTCGAGGACGCCCTGGACATCGTCGACGAGGTCAACGATGCGCTGGAACCGCCGCAAGTCGCGAGGAGCGTCGAGTTCGACCTGAAGTCGCGGCTGAAGGATCAACCCCGGAAGCGCTGGGACGACGACGACGCGCTCCGGGACCGACTGACCCGACGTACGATCGAACACACGTATAGCCAGCGCCTCGGCGAACGTGACGGCTCTCTCGCCGAGGCGGGCCTGATCGACGTCCGTTTTGCCCCGGGTCTCGACGAACTGGAGAGCGACGAGCGAGCGATCGTTCGCGAACTCGTCGACGAGGGCAACGACTACCGGGTCGCGGACTTCACTCCACCGAGTCCCGACCGTCCCGCCGAAGCGGTGGTAGCGGACCTGGTCGACCGCGACATCCTCACCTACGGCCACACCGAGGACTACGTTTCGTTCGATCCGTCAGTACTCGCCATCACCGTCGCGGGCGCCGGCGCCAGCATCAGGTTCGATCCCGACACAGAGCAGTACTACACGACACTCCACCACCAGTTCGGCCTCGATCCCGCGGCTGCAGTCCCGTCGAACGCGTCGCTCACCGAGCGCGCGTCGATCACCCATCCGCGGTTTACACAGCGTGCCCACCGCGCCGAGTACTCGCAGACGCGGATCCTCATCTCGGAGGAGTACCTCGGGGCGACGAACAAGCGCAAGCGCCGAGAACTGGAGTACCTCTTCCGCGAGGAGAACTACCCGCATCACCTCTCGTCGGGCCCGACGATGGAACTGGGCGTCGACATCGGCGACCTCGACGCACTCCTGCTGTACGGGACGCCGCCGAACATGAACGCGTACCTCCAGCGGGTAGGACGCGCGGGACGGAGTTCGCACTCATCGATGGTTCATTCGGTCAGTCAGCGCAATCCCATCGACTACTACTACTACGACCATCCGGACGAGCTCATCGACACCGAACCCACCCCCGTCCCGCTCAACGAGCACAACGAGGAGGTCCTTCGCGTTTCGCTGTCGTGGGGGATCTTCGACTACGTCGCGGCCAACTTCACCATCCCGTGGGACGTCAGCCACCACGGACGTGCACGGTCGATCGACGGCGGTGATACCCATCACCGGCGGGGAACGCTCGACGACAGCGAACGGGACGACGCCAGCAAACTGACGCACGTGATGTCGCTTTCCGCCGACACGCTGTCGCTCGGTGCCACCGATTCGAAACTCGACGTGCTCGGCGAAGTCGTCGACGACTACTATCAGGACGTCGCCGACTATCTCGAGTCGCTCCTCGACTACCGGTATTGCGAGGAGTGTGAGCGGCGGTACGCCGCCGCCGACGACCACGAGACGTGTACCAAAAGCGACTGTGACGGCGACGTCCGGTACGCGAAAGACGAGTTCGGCCACCTCGTCGAGGACGTCCTCGAGCACTTCGAGACGCGCTACATCACCGGCTATCGCGACTACAGACAGTCGCTCGAAGCAGAACTGTCCAGCCTCAAGGAACGCAACCGCGAGCTCCGGCGCGACCAGCAGCGGGCTGGCGCCGACGAGCGGGCGCGCATCATGCGAGAGCGTAGCAGTCTCAAGGACCGGATCGAAGTGCTCGAAGAGTACCTCACCGAACTGGGGAGTTCGAGTTACTTCGACTTCCTCAGGGAGTCACGCGAGAGTAAGTTCGATTTCTCGATGCGAAGCGTCGCCTCGACGGCTGGCCTCACTCTGGTCGACGAGGGGTACGACCGACGGAACGTGGGCGACCAGGAGAGCGGCCGGGCGATGCAGATGGCGCTCTCGGAACTCCACCCCGGCGCCGCCTACCTCGACGGCGGCGAGACGTACACGGTCGCGCGCGTCCGGTTCGACGACAAGGCCAGTTCGGACCTCCGGGACACGGTGAGCGACGCCGTCGACGGAGACGACCTGGCCGAGGAACTCGTCTGTCCGGCGTGTCGCGCGTCCCACCCACTCGATACCCAGGAGTGCGACTGCGACAGCGACGCTCCACTCAAGCGACGCCGACTGGCGGTGCTCGACTCGGTCGACGCCTACCACGACAACCTCAAACTGACCACAGAGGGCGACGAGGCCCGATACCTCCACGACGAGCCCAACAAACCAGTACAGAACACGTACGCCGAGCGGGAGACGTCGATACTCGAGTTCGATCCCGACCGGGCGTTCGAACTCCGTGACGCGGAGGGAGAGGCACTCGGGACGATCGAGTACGGCGATTATTCGGTACTCCTGCACACGGAGAGCTACAAGACGAAGTACAAGTCCGGCGAGGTCGACCCGCAACAGACGCCCTTCGAGGTCTGTGGCGAGGAGAACTGCCCGGGAGTGATCTACCGCGATGCTGACGACGAACGGCGGTGCAGTGCCGACCCCGAGCACTTCCCCAATGGTCGCGGCGCCGACTCGGAGTTCGTCCGTCTCGGATACCAGTACGAGACGCAGGGGATCCGCGTCGAACTCGACGACCGCGAGCTCTCGCACACGCTGGCGCACGGTCTCCGCGTTGCGCTGCAGTACCTCGGCGGCGTCACCATCCGCGACCTGGCCGAGTACGTCGGCGAGGACCACGTCGACGTCTTCGAGTCGCAAGAAGGCGGAGCCGACGTCGCGCAACTGCTCTTCGAACAGACTGACGGGGAGTATCGGGCGTTCGATCGGGCAATCAGCCTCGTCCGTGACCAGTTCGACTGCGACTGCGAGAACGGGTGTCCGTCCTGTCTCTACCAGTACGGCTGCGACGTCAGGAACGACCAGCGCTCGTTCGACCGTGATCGGCTCCGCGAGTTCCTCGACCGGGGTGACCTGACGATACAGTCCGTCACGGACCAGCTGGTCGAGGAACAGCCCAGCGACTGA
- the csa3 gene encoding CRISPR-associated CARF protein Csa3 has product MRTYLAPLGFDSRRVVRPVLSEGLDQDDEVVILRPSDSSDRGEDALEEVEEVLTQVAPDLTLQTESLPYSDFVETVLYCTDLIRAADGETVVILGGGARELLFPLVVATFSSDKWVDTILQVGDIDSSVRRLPKLNLRGYVTDAEAELLLELTNLNTPLTISQIADKADKSKSTIARHVTSLEEEGFVETQQDGRAKTVTVTDGGRVFLKSRN; this is encoded by the coding sequence ATGCGGACGTACCTCGCACCGCTAGGGTTCGATAGTCGGCGTGTCGTCAGACCCGTCCTGAGCGAAGGCCTTGACCAGGATGATGAAGTCGTAATATTGCGACCTTCAGACAGTTCTGATCGCGGGGAAGACGCTCTCGAAGAGGTTGAAGAGGTTCTAACGCAGGTTGCTCCTGATCTCACTCTGCAGACAGAATCACTGCCCTATAGCGATTTCGTCGAAACCGTACTGTATTGCACTGATCTTATCCGGGCGGCAGACGGTGAAACGGTCGTTATTCTCGGCGGCGGCGCTCGAGAACTCCTTTTTCCTCTCGTTGTCGCAACCTTCTCAAGCGATAAATGGGTTGACACTATCCTTCAGGTTGGTGACATCGATAGCAGTGTACGCCGTCTTCCAAAACTGAATCTTCGCGGGTATGTGACGGATGCTGAGGCGGAACTACTGCTTGAGCTGACGAATCTAAACACACCGCTAACGATAAGCCAAATTGCTGACAAAGCCGACAAATCCAAGAGTACGATTGCACGACACGTGACTAGTTTAGAGGAGGAAGGATTTGTTGAAACCCAGCAGGATGGGCGTGCTAAAACTGTCACTGTCACAGATGGTGGCCGTGTGTTCTTGAAATCAAGAAATTAA
- a CDS encoding GIY-YIG nuclease family protein, giving the protein MDISEVPEEFDFVDTLSLERNKAGEVDLKMPQPRYNKSDQTPVHEYGWGPFCKFYADTSDYKDIPGVYIFTANHEVVYIGETVDLHRRIQADYSNISPRNCFKGGQETNCRINNAILEVVRNGGQVGLWFTETESHGQKEAELIDDHDPSWNEQPSTTFPTEQTTTVGSNPNGQRDTTKSTSIQKPTQDTSTSNLEYARYGKYGPLYDYLEETEEHTLHFAFEEIEEILEAPLPNSAYEHEVWWNPAGHTHAKGWADLGWSADPNLDSQTVVFSIVK; this is encoded by the coding sequence ATGGACATTTCCGAGGTCCCTGAGGAGTTCGACTTCGTGGACACACTATCTTTGGAGCGGAACAAGGCAGGAGAGGTTGACCTCAAGATGCCGCAGCCTCGCTACAATAAATCCGACCAGACTCCAGTTCACGAGTATGGGTGGGGACCGTTCTGTAAATTCTATGCCGACACCTCCGACTACAAGGACATCCCTGGAGTCTACATCTTCACTGCGAACCACGAAGTCGTGTACATAGGGGAAACCGTAGACCTCCACCGCCGGATCCAGGCAGATTACTCCAATATCTCCCCGAGGAACTGCTTCAAAGGTGGTCAAGAGACAAACTGCAGAATCAACAATGCGATTCTTGAGGTCGTTCGTAATGGAGGTCAAGTTGGACTGTGGTTCACAGAGACAGAATCACACGGACAAAAAGAGGCGGAGTTAATCGACGACCACGATCCGTCGTGGAACGAGCAACCTTCCACTACATTCCCCACAGAACAGACTACTACTGTCGGGTCTAATCCAAACGGACAGCGGGATACGACCAAGTCCACCTCGATACAAAAACCCACACAGGACACATCTACGAGTAACCTGGAATACGCTAGATACGGCAAATACGGGCCACTCTATGACTATCTTGAGGAAACAGAGGAACATACGCTTCACTTCGCATTCGAGGAGATTGAGGAAATCCTGGAGGCACCGTTACCGAACTCCGCTTACGAACACGAAGTCTGGTGGAACCCAGCTGGTCACACTCACGCCAAGGGGTGGGCGGATCTCGGATGGAGTGCAGACCCAAATCTTGATTCTCAAACGGTCGTCTTCAGTATAGTAAAATGA